A stretch of Lutra lutra chromosome 9, mLutLut1.2, whole genome shotgun sequence DNA encodes these proteins:
- the TCFL5 gene encoding transcription factor-like 5 protein isoform X2 gives MSGPGPREPPQAGGPAGPEGADAAPGEAGLSFTTTDLSLVEMTEVEYTQLQHILYSHMEAAAADGELDARLSSAFLAAAAPGAAAGGFAAAAAGGAAAAAAAAGAAAAAGGAAPVYPVLCPPALADGGFAGAAPCLGHVDFQELRMMLLSEAGAPAAAAAPPAPAEKTPGADGPGAGAPRPKAPDGGGKENAEGAPEARAKSAVRVRLEDRFNSLPAEPPAAPRGAEAPEPGVALNNLVTLIRHPSEFMNVPLHQQQNKCTTLVKNKTATAATALQFTCPLFTANACPASGGSSLSQTQGSGNPCPVLEAAKHQDIGLPRAFSFCYQQEIESTKQTLGSRNKALPEQVWIKVGEALCKQAVSKRNRSRARQLDTGVERRALGEIQNVGEGSTSTQGSWPPAESSQANLGEQTQSGPQGGRSQRRERHNRMERDRRRRIRICCDELNLLVPFCNAETDKATTLQWTTAFLKYIQERHGDSLKKVTFSASPPAPAFWLFRSPSCKTGQESVSCLTSFFPWLLCFLSYSTCE, from the exons ATGTCGGGCCCCGGGCCGCGGGAGCCGCCGCAGGCGGGCGGGCCGGCGGGCCCCGAGGGCGCGGACGCGGCGCCGGGCGAGGCGGGGCTGAGCTTCACGACCACCGACCTGAGCCTGGTGGAGATGACGGAGGTGGAGTACACGCAGCTGCAGCACATCCTCTACTCGCACAtggaggcggcggcggccgacGGCGAGCTCGACGCGCGCCTCAGCTCGGCCTTCCTGGCGGCCGCGGCGCCGGGCGCGGCGGCGGGCGGCttcgcggcggcggcggcggggggcgcggcggcggcggcggcggcggccggggcggcggcggcggcggggggcgcgGCGCCCGTGTACCCGGTGCTCTGCCCGCCCGCGCTGGCCGACGGCGGCTTCGCGGGCGCGGCGCCCTGCCTGGGCCACGTCGACTTCCAGGAGCTGCGCATGATGCTGCTGAGCGAGGCgggcgcccccgccgccgccgccgcgccccccgcccccgccgagAAGACGCCGGGCGCCGACGGCCCCGGTGCGGGCGCGCCGCGGCCCAAGGCGCCGGACGGCGGCGGCAAGGAGAACGCGGAGGGCGCGCCCGAGGCGCGGGCCAAGTCGGCCGTGCGCGTCCGCCTGGAGGACCGCTTCAACAGCCTCCCCGCCGAGCCGCCGGCCGCCCCGCGCGGCGCCGAGGCCCCCGAGCCCGGCGTGGCGCTCAACAA TTTGGTAACTCTCATCCGACATCCTTCCGAGTTCATGAACGTCCCTCTTCATcagcaacaaaacaaatgcaCGACgttggtaaaaaacaaaaccgcGACGGCCGCCACCGCTTTACAATTTACATGCCCTCTGTTCACGGCAAATGCTTGCCCTGCCTCGGGGGGCTCGAGCCTCTCACAGACGCAG ggttctgggaaccCGTGTCCTGTACTCGAAGCTGCCAAGCATCAGGACATTGGATTGCCTAGAGCATTCTCTTTCTGTTACCAGCAGGAAATTGAATCCACTAAACAGACTTTGGGCAGTAGAAACAAAGCCTTGCCTGAGCAGGTTTGGATTAAAGTAGGAG AAGCGCTATGTAAGCAAGCCGTAAGTAAGAGGAACCGGAGTAGAGCGCGCCAGCTGGACACAGGTGTAGAACGAAGAGCCCTTGGAGAGATTCAGAACGTGGGCGAAGGCTCAACCTCCACACAGGGCTCTTGGCCGCCCGCAGAGTCCTCGCAGGCAAACCTCGGGGAGCAGACCCAGAGCGGGCCCCAGGGAGGAAGGTCGCAGCGTAGGGAGAGGCACAACCGCATGGAAAGAGATAGAAG GCGCAGGATCCGCATTTGCTGTGACGAGTTGAATCTTTTAGTCCCGTTCTGCAACGCGGAGACGGACAAGGCGACCACTCTGCAGTGGACCACGGCGTTCCTGAAGTACATTCAGGAAAGACACGGAGACTCTCTCAAAAAG GTGACCTTCTCCGCCTCGCCGCCGGCACCCGCCTTCTGGCTTTTCCGCTCACCGTCTTGCAAGACAGGACAAGAGTCCGTTTcttgtttgacttcttttttcccttggctgctgtgttttctttcttattccacGTGTGAGTGA
- the TCFL5 gene encoding transcription factor-like 5 protein isoform X1 — protein sequence MSGPGPREPPQAGGPAGPEGADAAPGEAGLSFTTTDLSLVEMTEVEYTQLQHILYSHMEAAAADGELDARLSSAFLAAAAPGAAAGGFAAAAAGGAAAAAAAAGAAAAAGGAAPVYPVLCPPALADGGFAGAAPCLGHVDFQELRMMLLSEAGAPAAAAAPPAPAEKTPGADGPGAGAPRPKAPDGGGKENAEGAPEARAKSAVRVRLEDRFNSLPAEPPAAPRGAEAPEPGVALNNLVTLIRHPSEFMNVPLHQQQNKCTTLVKNKTATAATALQFTCPLFTANACPASGGSSLSQTQGSGNPCPVLEAAKHQDIGLPRAFSFCYQQEIESTKQTLGSRNKALPEQVWIKVGEEALCKQAVSKRNRSRARQLDTGVERRALGEIQNVGEGSTSTQGSWPPAESSQANLGEQTQSGPQGGRSQRRERHNRMERDRRRRIRICCDELNLLVPFCNAETDKATTLQWTTAFLKYIQERHGDSLKKVTFSASPPAPAFWLFRSPSCKTGQESVSCLTSFFPWLLCFLSYSTCE from the exons ATGTCGGGCCCCGGGCCGCGGGAGCCGCCGCAGGCGGGCGGGCCGGCGGGCCCCGAGGGCGCGGACGCGGCGCCGGGCGAGGCGGGGCTGAGCTTCACGACCACCGACCTGAGCCTGGTGGAGATGACGGAGGTGGAGTACACGCAGCTGCAGCACATCCTCTACTCGCACAtggaggcggcggcggccgacGGCGAGCTCGACGCGCGCCTCAGCTCGGCCTTCCTGGCGGCCGCGGCGCCGGGCGCGGCGGCGGGCGGCttcgcggcggcggcggcggggggcgcggcggcggcggcggcggcggccggggcggcggcggcggcggggggcgcgGCGCCCGTGTACCCGGTGCTCTGCCCGCCCGCGCTGGCCGACGGCGGCTTCGCGGGCGCGGCGCCCTGCCTGGGCCACGTCGACTTCCAGGAGCTGCGCATGATGCTGCTGAGCGAGGCgggcgcccccgccgccgccgccgcgccccccgcccccgccgagAAGACGCCGGGCGCCGACGGCCCCGGTGCGGGCGCGCCGCGGCCCAAGGCGCCGGACGGCGGCGGCAAGGAGAACGCGGAGGGCGCGCCCGAGGCGCGGGCCAAGTCGGCCGTGCGCGTCCGCCTGGAGGACCGCTTCAACAGCCTCCCCGCCGAGCCGCCGGCCGCCCCGCGCGGCGCCGAGGCCCCCGAGCCCGGCGTGGCGCTCAACAA TTTGGTAACTCTCATCCGACATCCTTCCGAGTTCATGAACGTCCCTCTTCATcagcaacaaaacaaatgcaCGACgttggtaaaaaacaaaaccgcGACGGCCGCCACCGCTTTACAATTTACATGCCCTCTGTTCACGGCAAATGCTTGCCCTGCCTCGGGGGGCTCGAGCCTCTCACAGACGCAG ggttctgggaaccCGTGTCCTGTACTCGAAGCTGCCAAGCATCAGGACATTGGATTGCCTAGAGCATTCTCTTTCTGTTACCAGCAGGAAATTGAATCCACTAAACAGACTTTGGGCAGTAGAAACAAAGCCTTGCCTGAGCAGGTTTGGATTAAAGTAGGAG AAGAAGCGCTATGTAAGCAAGCCGTAAGTAAGAGGAACCGGAGTAGAGCGCGCCAGCTGGACACAGGTGTAGAACGAAGAGCCCTTGGAGAGATTCAGAACGTGGGCGAAGGCTCAACCTCCACACAGGGCTCTTGGCCGCCCGCAGAGTCCTCGCAGGCAAACCTCGGGGAGCAGACCCAGAGCGGGCCCCAGGGAGGAAGGTCGCAGCGTAGGGAGAGGCACAACCGCATGGAAAGAGATAGAAG GCGCAGGATCCGCATTTGCTGTGACGAGTTGAATCTTTTAGTCCCGTTCTGCAACGCGGAGACGGACAAGGCGACCACTCTGCAGTGGACCACGGCGTTCCTGAAGTACATTCAGGAAAGACACGGAGACTCTCTCAAAAAG GTGACCTTCTCCGCCTCGCCGCCGGCACCCGCCTTCTGGCTTTTCCGCTCACCGTCTTGCAAGACAGGACAAGAGTCCGTTTcttgtttgacttcttttttcccttggctgctgtgttttctttcttattccacGTGTGAGTGA
- the TCFL5 gene encoding transcription factor-like 5 protein isoform X5 — translation MSGPGPREPPQAGGPAGPEGADAAPGEAGLSFTTTDLSLVEMTEVEYTQLQHILYSHMEAAAADGELDARLSSAFLAAAAPGAAAGGFAAAAAGGAAAAAAAAGAAAAAGGAAPVYPVLCPPALADGGFAGAAPCLGHVDFQELRMMLLSEAGAPAAAAAPPAPAEKTPGADGPGAGAPRPKAPDGGGKENAEGAPEARAKSAVRVRLEDRFNSLPAEPPAAPRGAEAPEPGVALNNLVTLIRHPSEFMNVPLHQQQNKCTTLVKNKTATAATALQFTCPLFTANACPASGGSSLSQTQGSGNPCPVLEAAKHQDIGLPRAFSFCYQQEIESTKQTLGSRNKALPEQVWIKVGEEALCKQAVSKRNRSRARQLDTGVERRALGEIQNVGEGSTSTQGSWPPAESSQANLGEQTQSGPQGGRSQRRERHNRMERDRRRRIRICCDELNLLVPFCNAETDKATTLQWTTAFLKYIQERHGDSLKKAWTQLPNASSAPAPPECAAEPGLPRGRAFASGALAFG, via the exons ATGTCGGGCCCCGGGCCGCGGGAGCCGCCGCAGGCGGGCGGGCCGGCGGGCCCCGAGGGCGCGGACGCGGCGCCGGGCGAGGCGGGGCTGAGCTTCACGACCACCGACCTGAGCCTGGTGGAGATGACGGAGGTGGAGTACACGCAGCTGCAGCACATCCTCTACTCGCACAtggaggcggcggcggccgacGGCGAGCTCGACGCGCGCCTCAGCTCGGCCTTCCTGGCGGCCGCGGCGCCGGGCGCGGCGGCGGGCGGCttcgcggcggcggcggcggggggcgcggcggcggcggcggcggcggccggggcggcggcggcggcggggggcgcgGCGCCCGTGTACCCGGTGCTCTGCCCGCCCGCGCTGGCCGACGGCGGCTTCGCGGGCGCGGCGCCCTGCCTGGGCCACGTCGACTTCCAGGAGCTGCGCATGATGCTGCTGAGCGAGGCgggcgcccccgccgccgccgccgcgccccccgcccccgccgagAAGACGCCGGGCGCCGACGGCCCCGGTGCGGGCGCGCCGCGGCCCAAGGCGCCGGACGGCGGCGGCAAGGAGAACGCGGAGGGCGCGCCCGAGGCGCGGGCCAAGTCGGCCGTGCGCGTCCGCCTGGAGGACCGCTTCAACAGCCTCCCCGCCGAGCCGCCGGCCGCCCCGCGCGGCGCCGAGGCCCCCGAGCCCGGCGTGGCGCTCAACAA TTTGGTAACTCTCATCCGACATCCTTCCGAGTTCATGAACGTCCCTCTTCATcagcaacaaaacaaatgcaCGACgttggtaaaaaacaaaaccgcGACGGCCGCCACCGCTTTACAATTTACATGCCCTCTGTTCACGGCAAATGCTTGCCCTGCCTCGGGGGGCTCGAGCCTCTCACAGACGCAG ggttctgggaaccCGTGTCCTGTACTCGAAGCTGCCAAGCATCAGGACATTGGATTGCCTAGAGCATTCTCTTTCTGTTACCAGCAGGAAATTGAATCCACTAAACAGACTTTGGGCAGTAGAAACAAAGCCTTGCCTGAGCAGGTTTGGATTAAAGTAGGAG AAGAAGCGCTATGTAAGCAAGCCGTAAGTAAGAGGAACCGGAGTAGAGCGCGCCAGCTGGACACAGGTGTAGAACGAAGAGCCCTTGGAGAGATTCAGAACGTGGGCGAAGGCTCAACCTCCACACAGGGCTCTTGGCCGCCCGCAGAGTCCTCGCAGGCAAACCTCGGGGAGCAGACCCAGAGCGGGCCCCAGGGAGGAAGGTCGCAGCGTAGGGAGAGGCACAACCGCATGGAAAGAGATAGAAG GCGCAGGATCCGCATTTGCTGTGACGAGTTGAATCTTTTAGTCCCGTTCTGCAACGCGGAGACGGACAAGGCGACCACTCTGCAGTGGACCACGGCGTTCCTGAAGTACATTCAGGAAAGACACGGAGACTCTCTCAAAAAG GCCTGGACTCAGCTGCCGAATGCCTCGTCCGCTCCGGCCCCTCCGGAATGCGCGGCGGAGCCAGGGCTGCCGCGGGGACGGGCTTTCGCTTCTGGCGCTTTAGCCTTCGGGTGA
- the TCFL5 gene encoding transcription factor-like 5 protein isoform X6, translating to MSGPGPREPPQAGGPAGPEGADAAPGEAGLSFTTTDLSLVEMTEVEYTQLQHILYSHMEAAAADGELDARLSSAFLAAAAPGAAAGGFAAAAAGGAAAAAAAAGAAAAAGGAAPVYPVLCPPALADGGFAGAAPCLGHVDFQELRMMLLSEAGAPAAAAAPPAPAEKTPGADGPGAGAPRPKAPDGGGKENAEGAPEARAKSAVRVRLEDRFNSLPAEPPAAPRGAEAPEPGVALNNLVTLIRHPSEFMNVPLHQQQNKCTTLVKNKTATAATALQFTCPLFTANACPASGGSSLSQTQGSGNPCPVLEAAKHQDIGLPRAFSFCYQQEIESTKQTLGSRNKALPEQVWIKVGEEALCKQAVSKRNRSRARQLDTGVERRALGEIQNVGEGSTSTQGSWPPAESSQANLGEQTQSGPQGGRSQRRERHNRMERDRRRRIRICCDELNLLVPFCNAETDKATTLQWTTAFLKYIQERHGDSLKKPVSAA from the exons ATGTCGGGCCCCGGGCCGCGGGAGCCGCCGCAGGCGGGCGGGCCGGCGGGCCCCGAGGGCGCGGACGCGGCGCCGGGCGAGGCGGGGCTGAGCTTCACGACCACCGACCTGAGCCTGGTGGAGATGACGGAGGTGGAGTACACGCAGCTGCAGCACATCCTCTACTCGCACAtggaggcggcggcggccgacGGCGAGCTCGACGCGCGCCTCAGCTCGGCCTTCCTGGCGGCCGCGGCGCCGGGCGCGGCGGCGGGCGGCttcgcggcggcggcggcggggggcgcggcggcggcggcggcggcggccggggcggcggcggcggcggggggcgcgGCGCCCGTGTACCCGGTGCTCTGCCCGCCCGCGCTGGCCGACGGCGGCTTCGCGGGCGCGGCGCCCTGCCTGGGCCACGTCGACTTCCAGGAGCTGCGCATGATGCTGCTGAGCGAGGCgggcgcccccgccgccgccgccgcgccccccgcccccgccgagAAGACGCCGGGCGCCGACGGCCCCGGTGCGGGCGCGCCGCGGCCCAAGGCGCCGGACGGCGGCGGCAAGGAGAACGCGGAGGGCGCGCCCGAGGCGCGGGCCAAGTCGGCCGTGCGCGTCCGCCTGGAGGACCGCTTCAACAGCCTCCCCGCCGAGCCGCCGGCCGCCCCGCGCGGCGCCGAGGCCCCCGAGCCCGGCGTGGCGCTCAACAA TTTGGTAACTCTCATCCGACATCCTTCCGAGTTCATGAACGTCCCTCTTCATcagcaacaaaacaaatgcaCGACgttggtaaaaaacaaaaccgcGACGGCCGCCACCGCTTTACAATTTACATGCCCTCTGTTCACGGCAAATGCTTGCCCTGCCTCGGGGGGCTCGAGCCTCTCACAGACGCAG ggttctgggaaccCGTGTCCTGTACTCGAAGCTGCCAAGCATCAGGACATTGGATTGCCTAGAGCATTCTCTTTCTGTTACCAGCAGGAAATTGAATCCACTAAACAGACTTTGGGCAGTAGAAACAAAGCCTTGCCTGAGCAGGTTTGGATTAAAGTAGGAG AAGAAGCGCTATGTAAGCAAGCCGTAAGTAAGAGGAACCGGAGTAGAGCGCGCCAGCTGGACACAGGTGTAGAACGAAGAGCCCTTGGAGAGATTCAGAACGTGGGCGAAGGCTCAACCTCCACACAGGGCTCTTGGCCGCCCGCAGAGTCCTCGCAGGCAAACCTCGGGGAGCAGACCCAGAGCGGGCCCCAGGGAGGAAGGTCGCAGCGTAGGGAGAGGCACAACCGCATGGAAAGAGATAGAAG GCGCAGGATCCGCATTTGCTGTGACGAGTTGAATCTTTTAGTCCCGTTCTGCAACGCGGAGACGGACAAGGCGACCACTCTGCAGTGGACCACGGCGTTCCTGAAGTACATTCAGGAAAGACACGGAGACTCTCTCAAAAAG CCAGTTAGCGCAGCGTGA
- the TCFL5 gene encoding transcription factor-like 5 protein isoform X7, translated as MSGPGPREPPQAGGPAGPEGADAAPGEAGLSFTTTDLSLVEMTEVEYTQLQHILYSHMEAAAADGELDARLSSAFLAAAAPGAAAGGFAAAAAGGAAAAAAAAGAAAAAGGAAPVYPVLCPPALADGGFAGAAPCLGHVDFQELRMMLLSEAGAPAAAAAPPAPAEKTPGADGPGAGAPRPKAPDGGGKENAEGAPEARAKSAVRVRLEDRFNSLPAEPPAAPRGAEAPEPGVALNNLVTLIRHPSEFMNVPLHQQQNKCTTLVKNKTATAATALQFTCPLFTANACPASGGSSLSQTQGSGNPCPVLEAAKHQDIGLPRAFSFCYQQEIESTKQTLGSRNKALPEQVWIKVGEEALCKQAVSKRNRSRARQLDTGVERRALGEIQNVGEGSTSTQGSWPPAESSQANLGEQTQSGPQGGRSQRRERHNRMERDRRRRIRICCDELNLLVPFCNAETDKATTLQWTTAFLKYIQERHGDSLKKGPS; from the exons ATGTCGGGCCCCGGGCCGCGGGAGCCGCCGCAGGCGGGCGGGCCGGCGGGCCCCGAGGGCGCGGACGCGGCGCCGGGCGAGGCGGGGCTGAGCTTCACGACCACCGACCTGAGCCTGGTGGAGATGACGGAGGTGGAGTACACGCAGCTGCAGCACATCCTCTACTCGCACAtggaggcggcggcggccgacGGCGAGCTCGACGCGCGCCTCAGCTCGGCCTTCCTGGCGGCCGCGGCGCCGGGCGCGGCGGCGGGCGGCttcgcggcggcggcggcggggggcgcggcggcggcggcggcggcggccggggcggcggcggcggcggggggcgcgGCGCCCGTGTACCCGGTGCTCTGCCCGCCCGCGCTGGCCGACGGCGGCTTCGCGGGCGCGGCGCCCTGCCTGGGCCACGTCGACTTCCAGGAGCTGCGCATGATGCTGCTGAGCGAGGCgggcgcccccgccgccgccgccgcgccccccgcccccgccgagAAGACGCCGGGCGCCGACGGCCCCGGTGCGGGCGCGCCGCGGCCCAAGGCGCCGGACGGCGGCGGCAAGGAGAACGCGGAGGGCGCGCCCGAGGCGCGGGCCAAGTCGGCCGTGCGCGTCCGCCTGGAGGACCGCTTCAACAGCCTCCCCGCCGAGCCGCCGGCCGCCCCGCGCGGCGCCGAGGCCCCCGAGCCCGGCGTGGCGCTCAACAA TTTGGTAACTCTCATCCGACATCCTTCCGAGTTCATGAACGTCCCTCTTCATcagcaacaaaacaaatgcaCGACgttggtaaaaaacaaaaccgcGACGGCCGCCACCGCTTTACAATTTACATGCCCTCTGTTCACGGCAAATGCTTGCCCTGCCTCGGGGGGCTCGAGCCTCTCACAGACGCAG ggttctgggaaccCGTGTCCTGTACTCGAAGCTGCCAAGCATCAGGACATTGGATTGCCTAGAGCATTCTCTTTCTGTTACCAGCAGGAAATTGAATCCACTAAACAGACTTTGGGCAGTAGAAACAAAGCCTTGCCTGAGCAGGTTTGGATTAAAGTAGGAG AAGAAGCGCTATGTAAGCAAGCCGTAAGTAAGAGGAACCGGAGTAGAGCGCGCCAGCTGGACACAGGTGTAGAACGAAGAGCCCTTGGAGAGATTCAGAACGTGGGCGAAGGCTCAACCTCCACACAGGGCTCTTGGCCGCCCGCAGAGTCCTCGCAGGCAAACCTCGGGGAGCAGACCCAGAGCGGGCCCCAGGGAGGAAGGTCGCAGCGTAGGGAGAGGCACAACCGCATGGAAAGAGATAGAAG GCGCAGGATCCGCATTTGCTGTGACGAGTTGAATCTTTTAGTCCCGTTCTGCAACGCGGAGACGGACAAGGCGACCACTCTGCAGTGGACCACGGCGTTCCTGAAGTACATTCAGGAAAGACACGGAGACTCTCTCAAAAAG GGACCGAGCTGA
- the TCFL5 gene encoding transcription factor-like 5 protein isoform X4 produces the protein MSGPGPREPPQAGGPAGPEGADAAPGEAGLSFTTTDLSLVEMTEVEYTQLQHILYSHMEAAAADGELDARLSSAFLAAAAPGAAAGGFAAAAAGGAAAAAAAAGAAAAAGGAAPVYPVLCPPALADGGFAGAAPCLGHVDFQELRMMLLSEAGAPAAAAAPPAPAEKTPGADGPGAGAPRPKAPDGGGKENAEGAPEARAKSAVRVRLEDRFNSLPAEPPAAPRGAEAPEPGVALNNLVTLIRHPSEFMNVPLHQQQNKCTTLVKNKTATAATALQFTCPLFTANACPASGGSSLSQTQGSGNPCPVLEAAKHQDIGLPRAFSFCYQQEIESTKQTLGSRNKALPEQVWIKVGEALCKQAVSKRNRSRARQLDTGVERRALGEIQNVGEGSTSTQGSWPPAESSQANLGEQTQSGPQGGRSQRRERHNRMERDRRRRIRICCDELNLLVPFCNAETDKATTLQWTTAFLKYIQERHGDSLKKEFESVFCGKTGRRLKLTRPDSLAARPVQESLQSSPAMDVK, from the exons ATGTCGGGCCCCGGGCCGCGGGAGCCGCCGCAGGCGGGCGGGCCGGCGGGCCCCGAGGGCGCGGACGCGGCGCCGGGCGAGGCGGGGCTGAGCTTCACGACCACCGACCTGAGCCTGGTGGAGATGACGGAGGTGGAGTACACGCAGCTGCAGCACATCCTCTACTCGCACAtggaggcggcggcggccgacGGCGAGCTCGACGCGCGCCTCAGCTCGGCCTTCCTGGCGGCCGCGGCGCCGGGCGCGGCGGCGGGCGGCttcgcggcggcggcggcggggggcgcggcggcggcggcggcggcggccggggcggcggcggcggcggggggcgcgGCGCCCGTGTACCCGGTGCTCTGCCCGCCCGCGCTGGCCGACGGCGGCTTCGCGGGCGCGGCGCCCTGCCTGGGCCACGTCGACTTCCAGGAGCTGCGCATGATGCTGCTGAGCGAGGCgggcgcccccgccgccgccgccgcgccccccgcccccgccgagAAGACGCCGGGCGCCGACGGCCCCGGTGCGGGCGCGCCGCGGCCCAAGGCGCCGGACGGCGGCGGCAAGGAGAACGCGGAGGGCGCGCCCGAGGCGCGGGCCAAGTCGGCCGTGCGCGTCCGCCTGGAGGACCGCTTCAACAGCCTCCCCGCCGAGCCGCCGGCCGCCCCGCGCGGCGCCGAGGCCCCCGAGCCCGGCGTGGCGCTCAACAA TTTGGTAACTCTCATCCGACATCCTTCCGAGTTCATGAACGTCCCTCTTCATcagcaacaaaacaaatgcaCGACgttggtaaaaaacaaaaccgcGACGGCCGCCACCGCTTTACAATTTACATGCCCTCTGTTCACGGCAAATGCTTGCCCTGCCTCGGGGGGCTCGAGCCTCTCACAGACGCAG ggttctgggaaccCGTGTCCTGTACTCGAAGCTGCCAAGCATCAGGACATTGGATTGCCTAGAGCATTCTCTTTCTGTTACCAGCAGGAAATTGAATCCACTAAACAGACTTTGGGCAGTAGAAACAAAGCCTTGCCTGAGCAGGTTTGGATTAAAGTAGGAG AAGCGCTATGTAAGCAAGCCGTAAGTAAGAGGAACCGGAGTAGAGCGCGCCAGCTGGACACAGGTGTAGAACGAAGAGCCCTTGGAGAGATTCAGAACGTGGGCGAAGGCTCAACCTCCACACAGGGCTCTTGGCCGCCCGCAGAGTCCTCGCAGGCAAACCTCGGGGAGCAGACCCAGAGCGGGCCCCAGGGAGGAAGGTCGCAGCGTAGGGAGAGGCACAACCGCATGGAAAGAGATAGAAG GCGCAGGATCCGCATTTGCTGTGACGAGTTGAATCTTTTAGTCCCGTTCTGCAACGCGGAGACGGACAAGGCGACCACTCTGCAGTGGACCACGGCGTTCCTGAAGTACATTCAGGAAAGACACGGAGACTCTCTCAAAAAG
- the TCFL5 gene encoding transcription factor-like 5 protein isoform X3, which produces MSGPGPREPPQAGGPAGPEGADAAPGEAGLSFTTTDLSLVEMTEVEYTQLQHILYSHMEAAAADGELDARLSSAFLAAAAPGAAAGGFAAAAAGGAAAAAAAAGAAAAAGGAAPVYPVLCPPALADGGFAGAAPCLGHVDFQELRMMLLSEAGAPAAAAAPPAPAEKTPGADGPGAGAPRPKAPDGGGKENAEGAPEARAKSAVRVRLEDRFNSLPAEPPAAPRGAEAPEPGVALNNLVTLIRHPSEFMNVPLHQQQNKCTTLVKNKTATAATALQFTCPLFTANACPASGGSSLSQTQGSGNPCPVLEAAKHQDIGLPRAFSFCYQQEIESTKQTLGSRNKALPEQVWIKVGEEALCKQAVSKRNRSRARQLDTGVERRALGEIQNVGEGSTSTQGSWPPAESSQANLGEQTQSGPQGGRSQRRERHNRMERDRRRRIRICCDELNLLVPFCNAETDKATTLQWTTAFLKYIQERHGDSLKKEFESVFCGKTGRRLKLTRPDSLAARPVQESLQSSPAMDVK; this is translated from the exons ATGTCGGGCCCCGGGCCGCGGGAGCCGCCGCAGGCGGGCGGGCCGGCGGGCCCCGAGGGCGCGGACGCGGCGCCGGGCGAGGCGGGGCTGAGCTTCACGACCACCGACCTGAGCCTGGTGGAGATGACGGAGGTGGAGTACACGCAGCTGCAGCACATCCTCTACTCGCACAtggaggcggcggcggccgacGGCGAGCTCGACGCGCGCCTCAGCTCGGCCTTCCTGGCGGCCGCGGCGCCGGGCGCGGCGGCGGGCGGCttcgcggcggcggcggcggggggcgcggcggcggcggcggcggcggccggggcggcggcggcggcggggggcgcgGCGCCCGTGTACCCGGTGCTCTGCCCGCCCGCGCTGGCCGACGGCGGCTTCGCGGGCGCGGCGCCCTGCCTGGGCCACGTCGACTTCCAGGAGCTGCGCATGATGCTGCTGAGCGAGGCgggcgcccccgccgccgccgccgcgccccccgcccccgccgagAAGACGCCGGGCGCCGACGGCCCCGGTGCGGGCGCGCCGCGGCCCAAGGCGCCGGACGGCGGCGGCAAGGAGAACGCGGAGGGCGCGCCCGAGGCGCGGGCCAAGTCGGCCGTGCGCGTCCGCCTGGAGGACCGCTTCAACAGCCTCCCCGCCGAGCCGCCGGCCGCCCCGCGCGGCGCCGAGGCCCCCGAGCCCGGCGTGGCGCTCAACAA TTTGGTAACTCTCATCCGACATCCTTCCGAGTTCATGAACGTCCCTCTTCATcagcaacaaaacaaatgcaCGACgttggtaaaaaacaaaaccgcGACGGCCGCCACCGCTTTACAATTTACATGCCCTCTGTTCACGGCAAATGCTTGCCCTGCCTCGGGGGGCTCGAGCCTCTCACAGACGCAG ggttctgggaaccCGTGTCCTGTACTCGAAGCTGCCAAGCATCAGGACATTGGATTGCCTAGAGCATTCTCTTTCTGTTACCAGCAGGAAATTGAATCCACTAAACAGACTTTGGGCAGTAGAAACAAAGCCTTGCCTGAGCAGGTTTGGATTAAAGTAGGAG AAGAAGCGCTATGTAAGCAAGCCGTAAGTAAGAGGAACCGGAGTAGAGCGCGCCAGCTGGACACAGGTGTAGAACGAAGAGCCCTTGGAGAGATTCAGAACGTGGGCGAAGGCTCAACCTCCACACAGGGCTCTTGGCCGCCCGCAGAGTCCTCGCAGGCAAACCTCGGGGAGCAGACCCAGAGCGGGCCCCAGGGAGGAAGGTCGCAGCGTAGGGAGAGGCACAACCGCATGGAAAGAGATAGAAG GCGCAGGATCCGCATTTGCTGTGACGAGTTGAATCTTTTAGTCCCGTTCTGCAACGCGGAGACGGACAAGGCGACCACTCTGCAGTGGACCACGGCGTTCCTGAAGTACATTCAGGAAAGACACGGAGACTCTCTCAAAAAG